TCGATAGGTGAAATTACTAAAAAGTTcctatattaaaaataaattaaagatatttaaataaattcaaaaattcgaaaaaaattatCGAAAATGGGACGAGAATTTCCGCTCGAATCCCGTACCTATCTAAGAGGAATTTTAGTCCCCATTTCCATCTCcacgaaaaaaaattttcaccttcaaattttcgtTCGGGACTGTCCCCATAGAAATTTTCGCGCTTCGAAAAATTTTGACAGCCCTACCCTACCTCTTGtgtaaattaatttaagaatacAGCACGATACACTAGTACAAAACACGAGAAACTGATAGTGTTAGACGAACTTGTTATATCCGTGCAAATAAATGTATAGTAGTTAAAATATGTCAGTATTTTGTTTTTGAGCGGACTAATTAATGTCCATggtaatgaatgaatgtgatatATATAAGAATGACGGTGTTTTGGACCATTTCTATAAGtttaaaacaataaattttaataatcgATTTCATGATTAagagttttttaaaattttacaaaagATGTTATAGAAAGAATATTATTAACTctttatcatttattttaatatctaataatttaattttacgaatttaattattatattataattatcattttactattaaaataaatatataatattaattatatataaatctaaattatgaataatatatatcatgaaggagaaaaagaatatcttacagaaaaaaataatttatgcgTGAAAAAACAATTCTCAtaagatataattttataatattataatctTACAATATATTTACttagatataatttttattttaatttttctcatGACTCATAATAACTTGAACATCAAAATCCTTAAAAATATACCTCCACAATTAAAAATGACGaattcaaaatattaaaaactcaaaaaataagaagatgataatgatatcatattttcaattactttttataaatttGTTGAGAGAACAGATAACTCTTAAATTAAGAACAACAAAAACACTTTtaaacacacatatatatataaccgAAAAAAGGCagtttgattttatttatgatGACAATTAAgagtatataattaaaaaaaaaactcttataGGAAGAAGAGGCGACCCCAGCCCGGAAGAGTGAGAACTGAGAAGCGATGATATGCGATGCATTGCCATTTGTGAATTATATGATATCATCTTCGCCCCTCGGACCTGCGTGGCAACGGCATCAGGCTAGGCCATATGGGTTTCTGCTATTGCATAATCATGACTTGCAAGAAATGACATATCTACCCTTGAAGCATTTATTTTCCGTGTCATTAAATTGATAtcccacacacacacacactcactCTCACAAGTTCAAATCTCATAAGTTTCTTCCTGATTTCACGCATTGCTTCCTAAGTAGCTTAGCAAAGAAGGAAATCGTGGGAGATCTGGTTAGGTGAGGTGTTGACTCGGATCTACTCTCTTCCTGGctccttcttatttctttcagCTGTGGAAGAAAACATGGGAAGGAGAAAGATAGAGATAAAGAGGATAGAAAACACGACGACGAGGCAAGTGACGTTCTCAAAGAGAAGGAACGGACTCCTGAAGAAGACCAATGAGCTCTCTGTCCTCTGTGACGCCCAGATCGGACTCATCGTCTTCTCCAACACTGGCAAGCTCTTTCGCTACTTCTCTCACCCCTACAGGTATAAGGCGTATAACCTTTTTATATTCCTTAGGACTTTCCTCAATTCTATCTACTTATcctatcatatatatatatatatgaacgTGAAATTAAGATTTTGGCCAGGATGGATCAAATAATTGAAAAGTACCAACGATCTACAGGGACTCGCATAACGCCCCATGGACATTCCCACCATCAGGTACTTATATGAGACTAAGGTGCTCAATTTTCTTTCTAATCATATAGTATAATGAATGATTTGCATAAAAGTTATAGTTTTAATAATATCATCAATTTTGTAGGAAGATTTATTGACTGAGATGGCAATGTTGAGGCATCAAAATCTGAGCCTTGAGATGGGGATTCAGCGCTACCTTGGAGAGGGCATAGCTTGTCTCCAATATGAAGAATTGACTCAGCTTGAAGATGAAGTTCAAAGCTCTGTTGCAAGGGTTCGAACCGGAACCAAACAGGCCCAGAAACAACGAACCCGCATACCTACTCTAACCCCCAATTGAATGTACTATTTTTCCTCCCTGTGTCTGAATTGAAATTCCTTGAAATCATGGGTAGCATAAGTAGGCGACCTCGATGCTGGAGGAGCACGGCGACACTAGCACATTTAGACGAGTACGACGCTGAAGTCTTGAAAAAGAAATGGCTAAATCTAAGCAGCTTCAATGCGACGGCtttgaagaagagaaggtaAGCCCAGCTTCTCCTTTCTGATTAATTATGCAATTTGCTTGGGTGGACAAGATGACTAGTGGTTGACTAGTTGATCTTGTCATTTCAGAGATGCCAGGTGTGTGCTAGCACATTCTCCATAGTCACAGTGTCATCCATGTCCAATGGGcccaatttaattttttaaagaaaagaaTTAATACTGGTACTCACTAACCACTCTTCGAAAAATTCAGTGGGATTTAAAAGGTACCAACGATTTACCCTTCTCGGTGTCGATGTTTATCGCCAAAACAGAGAAACCAGTGACAGTAATTGAAAGCCATTTTAGTGTCAGTTGTcaacatttttgaaaatccaAAGTGAGTTGCTGCCAGTGTAATATCCTATGAATTAAACATGTTATCGaaccattatcatcatcattaagtAGAACATCTCCGGTGCCTGAATTTGAAAGATGACAGGAGGTGTCTATGTTCAAACTGGTGGACGGCAACATTAGGGAGAGGTGACCGCGTTCGTGTTAATTACATGTGTCGTTGTTGCCATGGGAGGCCTTCTCTTCTCTTTGGATACGATCTTGGTATGACGGGAGGAGTTACGTCTATGGAACCATTCTTGGTTCAATTCTTTTCGGCTGTGTATAAACAAATGATGGATGATTCCGTTACCAATCAATACTGTAAATTTGACAACCAACTACTCACGTTGTTCACCTCCTCTTTATATCTTGCGGCATTAATGGAATTCAACCAGAAGATATAGAGAGGAGGTGAACAACGTGAGTAATTGTTTGTCAAATTTACAGTATTGATTGGTAGCGGAATCGTCCATCATTTGTTTATACACAGTCGAAAAGAATTGAACCAAGAATGGTTCTATAGACGTGACTCCTCCCGTGGTACCAAGATCGTATCCAAAGAGAAGGCCTCCCATGGCAGCAACGACACATGTAATTAACACGAACGCGGTCACCTCTCCCTGATGTTGCCGTCCACTAGTTTGAAGATATGTACCTCCTGCCATCTTTTAAACTCAGGCACCAGAGATATTCTACTTAGTGATGATGATAATCGTTCGATAACATGTttaatttatagtatattaCATTGGCAGCAACCCACTTTGGATTTCTAAAAATATTGACAACTGACACTAAAATGGCTTTCAATTACTGTCACTGGTTTTTCTGTTTTGGCGATAACCATCGTCACCGAGAAGGGTGAATCGCTGGTGCCTTTTAAATCCTACCGAATTTTTCGACAAGTGGTTAGTGGGTGCCCAGTATCAGTTCTTTTCTTTGAAAAATTGAATTCGGCCCGTTGGACAGGGATGACACTGTGACTATGGGGAATGTGTTAGCACACACCCTGACATCTCTAAAATGACAAGATCAACTAGCCAACCACTAGTCATCTTGTCCACCCAAGGAAATTGCAGAATTAATCAGAAAGGAGAAGCTGGGCTtaccttctcttcttcaaaGCCGTCGCATTGAAGCTGCTTAGATTTAGCCATTtctttttggagctacagaaacccaattggtgcgctctcaattgtgttggaaagtagacatctagggctttccaacaatatataatagtatatactttgcccgagttttgatgacgcaaactggcgttcaaacgccaacttcctgccctattctgaagttaaacgccagaaacaagttacaaaccaGAGCTAAACGCCACAAACAGGctgcaacctggcgtttaactccaagaagagtctctacacatgaaagcttcaatgctcagcccaagcacacaccaagtgggcccggaagtggatttctgcatcaattacttattttctgtaaccctagctactagtttagtataaaaactacttttagtgatttattttatatctttgGACGTTTTCTTTAGACCCtgagaggctggccattcggccatgctgagactattttcacttatgtattttcaacagtggagtttctacaccccatagattaaggtgtggagctctgctgttccacatgaattaatgcaaagtactattgtttttctattcaattcaagcatatttttattctaagatattcattcgcacccaagaacatgatgaatgtgatgattatgtgacactcatcaccattctcacttataaacgcgtgcctgacaaacacttccgttctacatgaaaacaagcttgaatgtgtatctcttagcctcctgatttacgatcagagtcttcgtaGTATAGGCTAGAATGATTGGCAgccattcttgagatccggaaagtctaaaccttgtctgtggtattccgagtaggatttgggatgggatgactgtgacgagcttcaaactcgcgagtgttgggtgtagtgacagacgcaaaaggatcaattaatcttattccaacatgagtgagaaccgacagatgattagccatgcggtgacagcgcatttggaccattttcactaagaggacggacaatagccattgacaacggtgatcccccaatatacagcttgccatggaaaggagtatgaatgatttgatgaagacaataggaaagcagaggttcaaaggaacaaagcatcttcatacgcttatctgaaatcctaccaatgaattacataagtatttctatcttattttctgttttaattatcaaaattccataaccatttgaatctgtctgactgagatttgcaagatgaccatagcttgcttcaagccgacaatcttcgtgggatcgactcttactcacgtaaggtttattacttggacgacccagtgcacttgctggttagttgtgcggagttgtgaaaaagagttgagattacaatcgtgcgtaccaagtttttggtgccattttagagatcacaattttgtgcaccagatACCTAACATGGACTTGTCTTATgtccaaaaaaatattatgtatattgttatgataattataattaattatattaaatcgttattaaatattatgtatattgTTATGCTAAATTATAATTAGATAAATTTGTTtaggtaaaaaaaataaatttaatttttacacatttaaaaataatttttggttaggttatttatttttatctataaaatttaaaaatgctaaccacattataaaattagtcattacaaatttaaaaatgctaactatattataacttttttaatactaatattttttaatagtaaattatttttaaattcataaatttaaataatattgttGTAAAAGAAATAGTAACTAAAATAATCTTAATTATTATAAGTACTTAATCTCTATGTTATATCTATCGCACTCTTCCTGACTCCCCTTTCTTCCATCTCTTCTCGTGTCTCTCTCGCTTCCCCCGTATCGCTCTACCTATCTCTCAACACAGGCTGTTTGGTTATCTAACGCCATTATTGAGAAAGTTGCTAGAAGGAACGTAACGAGAGCATCAtgccaaaaaaaaataaaaattctgaATTAAACCAAGTCACGGTATGATGTGGCTAGAAGAAACGTAATGAGAGACAATAATTACTCAACACTTAAATTTAACAGGTTTATTCCTAGGTCATTTCCCAACACCCAGGACGTTGATTTACAATCATTTCACTGAGACATTCCACTTTTTAgtatctaaataaaaaaacataacaaaTGGGAGGGTTGCCAATGTAGAACCATGCCGTACGAATTATAATTAGACCATTCTTATATTCTACCATCTATATGCATGCACGTTGGGTTAACTAATTTACTCATGCTCACAACATTCTAGTGTTAATAGGATGATGATGCAGTTGGGATGGAAGTCATACGACCTATAATTTGTTAGCACAAGAAATTCATTCCCCTTGTTGCTATGTTTCATCAACCACAGTGACATTTTCAGTCCTCAATCCAATAACATCTCACCCATAGAGTTAATGGGCCTCAAGGCCGTTAATTCTCAGTCCAGCCTACGTAAAAAACACACTCCTACTGCATATCAAGAAGGAACTATTCAACCTGATTGAAATAAAAAACAGCACAGCATAACACTCATTCACAATAGTAAACCGTTAATCCCCCTATCATCCAGGTATAGATACATGCAAAGTGTCATCTTAAAACATTTGACTTCCCTTTACAAATACGATATTCATGCAAAGTGACTATATACTATTCCCAGACAAcatattttcaaaaacataTTCAACAAAATGCTAGCTGAGGTTGCGAAGCAGTTCCATGACTTACATAGAGACAAAACtaaattaatctaatttttgCACTACACCCTAATTAATGACTGACAAAACATGCCGAACACACGATAGTACAGTTTGGAAGTCGTGATTACCTCCCTAGTTACGTCGGCAGGGTCCACTAGAGGTTTCGACCTCACATTCCCGCTTTGCATCGTTTCTATCGCGTCTTCGCCAAGACCAAGCGGGCGATAtggaaatataaaaaaaattaagataagacATTTTAGTAAAATAAGGAAATACAAACAAAACGCTTGACAAATacagattattattttttctggCAGATGTCatcttttttttcccttttttcctTTAAAAGAAATCATTTTACCATTTGGTTGTGAAAAGAATTAACATGTTTCTTACACTGACTATAGTGGCCTTGAATGTGATTATAGAACTACTTGTTCAACATACTTTTAGAATACACAAGCTGCTGCCCACGCTCAGGTGGAAGCAGTCAAAGAAACGAAAATAGAGGTGGACAAAAAAATAGAAGCTAACATGAAAGCAATTACAGAAATTAAGGTTGCAACATATATGGCTCTGAGGAATGCAGATATGACAGATTCTGTGATAGAAGCAGTCAAGGATGACCCAAGAAGGTGGCGTGAAGAACAAAACAACGATCTGGGCTATATAGAAAATTAACCAACCTCGTCAATTTCCTTGCACATCTACAAGGCAATAGAAAGTCAAAGATCATATATATAGATAATGTTAAATCTATAACAAAAAATAAGCAAAAGGGAACCATATTGGTTGTAGCAATTAAAATTTGTCCTTTTTCTTTCGGATTTGGGGTTCTTAATCAACTACATGTCCAGCACGATCATCTTACGGATGAACAACTTCCATAAAAACATTTTGCAAACGCAGATAAACTCATTCTCAAAATCTATTTCAAAGAATTTAGCAGGAGACTATACATGTAATCAAACTACTTTGGCATATTAACATTGCAAATTAGTAATTAATAACACCCTTGCTTGCTAAAATTGTGTAAACTATTTAAATTAAGTTACCATTGAAATTGAAATGGAATGCTGTTTAAACTAACTTCTGTTATTACAATTGCAAACTTTAGGGACAAATTTGTTGggataaaaaattatgaacacAGTTCTACAAAGATATATAGAATCAAAACTCTAACATTTCTTAGGAAGCACATCACGTCTTCACCCAAACATGAGCATACCCACATTTTAGAGATAAAAAAACCTTATGGCATAATAGTTTCATCTGAAAAATATACAATGCATACCTCCACCGGCAGATTGCAATCGATGGCAGTCTTGCCCAGCTTCGGTGCTCCGTTTTTTGCGCATCGACACCGTCCCACCCGTAGCACAGGGCACTCTCTAGTGAAGCCGACCAATCTCCCCCAACACGTGTGGAGCCACCACCCAGGGAAACCCAGCCTCCCTCTAGCGCCGTCTGAGGAGGAGCAAGTTCTTCTCTCTATCTAGAGTTTTTATTTCCCCTCCGTTAAGTTCATCTCTTGGGTTACCCTCTTTCTATTTCCAGCGAAGAAACCTGAAGCCACCACCAAAGCCATTTTTTCTACTCCATTTACAAATACtttacaacaaaaaaaaatccacTTCAGATAGGCCTATTATTAGCTATCATAACGGATCTCTTAATATAACTTAATTAATATACTTCATCTCGTAATCTTCTAAACTCACATGTCTCAACATTCATGGTTTTACAGTCTTCTCTGCACACTACCACCAGCTTTTTCAGAATTGGTCTCATGAAGTAGACAGGTATCACTGAATTATTTTGCCACCATATTTCTATACGTGTGGAACATAACTTCCTTTCTACACCAAATAATTCACCTCAATCAAAATGCTAATAAACACAACTAATTCGCATGATAAGAATGTCTTTTTTTCcccttgtttttcttgttcttaaaaaggtaaaataaaaaaaattgttaaaaaagtATTTGAACTGTACAAATCTTTGAAGAAAGGAAACACTTAAGTATGCTCAATTATGTATAATAGTATATATTTGAACTTAGTTATTAAAAATACTTGTTCATtcaatattattgataatcctaatattttgatttaataaattatattaacacctaaaatttaaaaaaataaatattaacgTGTATGTTAATAAATTATATCACctaaaagttaaaataatagtATCTGGGATGCTAGTTATTACAATTCACTAATTGATTAATATTAACGATATAACAATGGTTTAATATAAAAGTATAGTTGAGTTTTCCATCAAGACactaataaactaataattagCCGTGCAAGAATGACTTTAATAGTTTAATGCGAAAATTAGAGTAGCAGTTTTTGTGAAAATACTTATTCATCATTGATTGAAAGAATGTCCAATTTaaatattcattttattttattttatttttataatattttgacAATATATAAGATATTAtagaaattattattgatataataaagtatgataatttttatacaaatgaaaataattattatacatattattattgttattactattatttattaaaaaattaattaattaattactattattttttggACGGGGTCGGAACCAAACCCAGGCCCAGAAACAACGAACCCGCATATCTACTCTAACCCCCAAGTGAATATATTTTCTCTTCACTATGTCTGAATTGAAATTTCTTGAAACCATGGGCAGCATAAGAAGGCAACCTCGATGCTGGAGGAGCACGCTTAGACGAGCACCACGCTGAAGCCCTGAAGAAGAAATGGCTAAATCTGAGCAGCTTCAATGCGACGGCTTTGAAGAAGAGAAAGTAAGCCCAACTTCTCCTTTCTGATTAATTCTGCAATTTGCTTGGGTGGACAAGATGACTAGTGGTTGGCTAGTTGATCTTCTCATTTCAGAGATATCAGGGTGTGTGCTAGCACATTCTCCATAGTCACAGTATCATCCCTGTCCAATGGGTCCAATTCAATTATTCAAAGAAAAGAACTGATACTGGCACCCACTAACCACTTTTTGGAAAATTCGGTAGGATTTAAAAGGCACCAGCGATTCACCCTTCTATGTGTCGATGCTTATCGCCAAAACAGAGAAACTAGTGAACTCATTTTAGTGTCAGTTGTCAACATTTTTGGAGATCCAAAGTGGGTTGCTGCCAGTGTAATATCCTATAAATTAAACATGTTATCGAACCATTATTATCATCACTAAGTAGAACATCTCTGATGCCTGATTTTGAAAGATGGCAGGAGGTGCCTATATCCAAACTGGTGGACGGCAACATTAGGGAGAGGTGACCACGTTCGTGTTAATTACATGTGTCGTTGCTGCCATGGGAGGCCTTCTCTTTGGATACGATCTTGGTATCACGGGAGGAGTCACGTCTATGGAACCATTCTTAGTTCAATTCTTTCTGGCTGTGTATAAACAAATGATGGATGATTTCACTACTAATCAATACTGTAAATTTGACAACCAACTACTCATGTTGCTCACCTCCCCTCTATATCTTGCGGCATTAATGGCTTCTTTCTTTGTTGCCGCAACCTCAAGATGGTTCGGACGCAAGCCATCCATATTTTTGGGTGGCTTGTTTTTCCTTATTGGAGCACTGTTGAATGGCTTCGCAATTAACCTTGGAATGCTTATCATCGGTCGAATATTTCTGGGTTTTGGTGTTGGATATTGCAATCAGGTGAGAAATGacattattaatatataagTTTTCTAATCCACACCCATTAATACTTAGTTCTTTAAGActgataattattttttatttgctcTTGTGAAAATAGTCTGTGCCGATTTACTTGTCTGAGATGGCTCCGGCTAAAATTAGAGGAGCACTCAACATTGGGTTTCAAATGATGATCACAATCGGAATCCTAGGTGCAAACCTTCTCAACTTTGCAACTTCGAAGCATAAAAATAGGTGGAGAGTATCTTTGGGAGTTGGAGCTGTGCCAGCAATTTTGCTGTGTGTAGGGTCACTTTGCTTAGAGGAAACACCAAACTCTTTGATTGAAAGAGGACAACACGTAAAAGCCAAGACAATATTGCAGAAAATCCGTGGCACTAACAATGTTGATGAGGAATATCAAGATCTTGTTGATGCATGTGAGGCGGCTAGGAAGGTGGAAAACCCATGGAAGAACATTACATGACACAGATATAGGCCACAACTCACTTTCTGCTTTTTCATTCTATTCTTCCAACAACTCACCGAAATTAATGTCATCATGTTTTATGCTCCAGTACTTTTTACCATTCCGGGCTTTGGCAGTAATGCCTCGCTCATGTCTGCAATTATTACAGGAGGTGTTAATGTTCTTGCTACACTTGTCTCTATTTTCTGTGTAGACAAATTTTGAAGAAGGATTTTGTTTCTTGAAGGTGGAATTCAAATGCTTGTTTGTCaggtaaaaataaatttatataaaaatgtgtatatgtatgtatgtatgacGTGACTAAGCAAGACTATTATTGCATGGATTGTAGATTGTGGTTGGAATCATGATCGGCATGAAGTTTGGATTGAATGGTCAAGGATCATTTAACAAAGGAGAAGCAGACATCCTGTTGGTGTTTATATGTTTATATGTTGCAGCATTTGCATGGTCATGGGGGCCACTAGGTTAGTTGGTACCAAACGAAATATGTTCTCTTGAAATTCGCCCTGCAGGCCAAGCTATTAATGTTGCAGTCAACATGGTCTTTACCTTTGGCATCGCTCAAATCTTTCTTAGCATGCTTTGCCCCTTGAAGTTTggtctctttttcttctttgctGCTTGGGTGCTCGTCATGACCATTTTCATTGCCGTTTTGTTGCCTGAGACTAAGAACGTCCCTGTTGAAGAAATGAACCATGTTTGGAAGTCCCACTGGTTTTGGAACAAGTACATACCTGATGATGTCGTTGTTGGGGCTTACAATAATTCCAATGCTGCTCCTTGAAATTAATTAGCAAATCATTAAACAATCTCCAAATGTATGCACAACACTGCTCCCATTTTGTTCTCAGATAGGGATCAATATGGTTTTTATTCTTGCTACTTTCACAAAAACAAATGGATTTAAGAAAAAGACTTATCAGATCAAGCTTATATGCAAAGATATTCTTTGGCTTAAGGGACTTCTTCATGTAACTTCCCAACATA
This sequence is a window from Arachis stenosperma cultivar V10309 chromosome 10, arast.V10309.gnm1.PFL2, whole genome shotgun sequence. Protein-coding genes within it:
- the LOC130958146 gene encoding MADS-box protein FBP24-like gives rise to the protein MGRRKIEIKRIENTTTRQVTFSKRRNGLLKKTNELSVLCDAQIGLIVFSNTGKLFRYFSHPYRMDQIIEKYQRSTGTRITPHGHSHHQEDLLTEMAMLRHQNLSLEMGIQRYLGEGIACLQYEELTQLEDEVQSSVARVRTGTKQAQKQRTRIPTLTPN